From one Bacteroides intestinalis DSM 17393 genomic stretch:
- a CDS encoding MATE family efflux transporter, with protein MNRLIAIYKGHYKALFYLGLPIVIGQMGVIVLGFADTLMVGHHSTAELAAASFTNNLFTLCIIFSTGFSYGLTPVVGEFYGNRRFMKAGQALRSSLLANVLVALLLTLIMTVVYFCVEYMGQPEELIPLIKPYFLILLASLVFVMLFNGFKQFTDGITQTQTAMWVLLGGNALNIIGNYILIYGKFGFPELGLLGAGISTLFSRIVMVIVFALVVFRSRRFLRYKAGFFRLGWSKQMFRRLNGLGWPVGLQMGMETASFSLSTIMVGWLGTIALASHQIMLTISQFTFMMFYGMGAAIAVRVSNFKGQNDMVNVRRSAYAGYHLILAMAVVLLSIVFLLRNQVGGWFTDSVEVSAMVSSLFLPFLVYQFGDGLQISFANALRGIADVKPMMFIAFISYFVISLPVGYLCGFVLGWGTVGVWMAFPFGLTSAGIMLWLRFRYKTR; from the coding sequence ATGAATAGATTAATTGCTATATACAAGGGGCATTATAAAGCCCTCTTTTACTTAGGACTTCCCATCGTTATCGGCCAGATGGGTGTCATTGTTCTCGGATTTGCCGATACTCTGATGGTGGGACACCACAGTACGGCCGAGTTGGCTGCTGCTTCTTTCACCAATAATCTTTTTACACTTTGCATTATTTTCAGTACCGGTTTCTCTTATGGACTGACGCCTGTGGTGGGTGAGTTCTACGGTAACCGTCGTTTCATGAAGGCCGGACAAGCTTTGCGCTCAAGTCTGCTTGCCAATGTTTTGGTAGCGCTGTTGCTGACACTTATTATGACTGTCGTCTATTTCTGTGTGGAATACATGGGGCAACCCGAAGAACTGATTCCCTTGATAAAACCCTATTTCCTGATTCTGTTAGCATCCCTGGTATTTGTTATGCTATTTAATGGCTTCAAGCAATTTACGGATGGCATCACCCAAACACAGACAGCCATGTGGGTGCTTCTTGGTGGAAATGCATTGAATATCATAGGTAACTATATATTGATTTACGGAAAGTTCGGCTTTCCGGAATTGGGGTTGTTGGGCGCGGGTATCAGTACCCTGTTCTCGCGTATTGTTATGGTCATTGTTTTTGCACTGGTTGTTTTCCGTAGTCGCAGATTCTTAAGATATAAGGCGGGGTTCTTCCGTTTGGGATGGTCGAAACAAATGTTCAGGAGACTGAATGGACTTGGATGGCCGGTCGGCTTGCAGATGGGCATGGAGACGGCTTCATTCAGTCTCAGCACGATTATGGTCGGTTGGTTGGGAACCATTGCTTTGGCATCACATCAGATTATGCTTACTATTTCTCAGTTCACCTTTATGATGTTTTACGGGATGGGGGCGGCGATTGCCGTTCGTGTCAGTAACTTCAAGGGGCAGAACGATATGGTGAATGTCCGCCGTTCAGCATATGCCGGTTATCACCTCATCTTGGCAATGGCGGTGGTGCTTCTGAGTATTGTGTTTCTGTTGCGCAATCAGGTTGGGGGCTGGTTTACAGATAGCGTGGAGGTTTCTGCCATGGTATCTTCTTTGTTCCTTCCATTCCTGGTTTACCAGTTTGGTGACGGATTGCAAATCAGCTTTGCCAATGCCCTGCGTGGTATCGCAGACGTAAAACCGATGATGTTCATTGCATTTATTTCCTATTTTGTTATATCTTTGCCTGTAGGATACTTATGCGGTTTCGTGCTGGGTTGGGGTACGGTCGGCGTATGGATGGCTTTCCCATTCGGACTGACGAGTGCAGGCATTATGCTTTGGCTGCGTTTCCGTTATAAAACGAGATGA
- a CDS encoding sigma-54-dependent transcriptional regulator produces MKSILIVEDDITYGMMLKTWLGKKGFQVASVSSIARAQKHLETEGADLILSDLRLPDKDGIDLLKWLGEQGLSIPLIMMTSYADIQSAVQAMKLGASDYVAKPVNPDELLKKISEAVKQPAASPRQAPSFGKEESTHQKNAGGTPSSDYLEGESDAAKQLYNYVRLVAPTTMSVLINGASGTGKEYVAHRIHQLSKRAGQPFVAIDCGSIPKELAASEFFGHVKGSFTGALTDKTGAFVAANGGTIFLDEIGNLSYEVQIQLLRALQERKIRPVGSNKEITVDVRLVSATNEDLEQAIEKGTFRQDLFHRINEFTLRMPELKDRREDILLFANFFLDQANRELDKQLIGFDDAASRVLLEYHWPGNLRQMKNVVRRATLLAQDQLITLKELTELQQITHPHVGLPLRNEEAEKHQIIEALRQTGNNKSRAAQLLGIDRKTLYNKLKLYEIES; encoded by the coding sequence ATGAAATCTATACTCATCGTTGAAGACGACATTACTTACGGTATGATGCTGAAGACCTGGTTAGGCAAAAAAGGCTTTCAGGTAGCTTCCGTCAGCAGTATCGCCCGCGCCCAGAAACATTTGGAAACAGAGGGTGCCGACTTGATTTTGTCCGACCTGCGTCTGCCCGACAAGGACGGCATCGACCTGTTGAAGTGGTTGGGAGAGCAAGGTCTGTCCATTCCGCTCATCATGATGACAAGCTATGCCGATATACAATCGGCGGTGCAAGCTATGAAATTAGGTGCCAGCGACTACGTTGCCAAGCCTGTAAATCCGGACGAACTTCTAAAGAAAATCAGTGAGGCTGTGAAACAACCCGCTGCTTCTCCCAGACAAGCCCCCAGTTTCGGGAAAGAAGAAAGTACCCATCAGAAAAATGCAGGCGGCACTCCGTCTTCCGACTATCTGGAAGGAGAGAGTGATGCAGCCAAACAACTCTATAATTATGTAAGACTGGTTGCCCCCACCACGATGTCGGTACTGATCAATGGTGCCAGTGGAACGGGTAAGGAATATGTAGCCCACCGTATCCATCAACTCAGCAAGCGTGCCGGTCAGCCTTTCGTTGCCATCGACTGTGGCTCCATCCCAAAAGAACTTGCCGCATCGGAGTTCTTCGGACACGTAAAAGGTTCATTCACCGGAGCATTGACAGACAAAACAGGAGCCTTTGTTGCAGCCAACGGAGGAACCATCTTCCTCGATGAAATAGGCAATCTCAGTTACGAAGTCCAGATACAACTGTTACGTGCCTTGCAGGAACGGAAAATCCGCCCGGTAGGTTCCAATAAAGAAATCACTGTAGATGTACGCCTGGTTTCTGCTACAAATGAAGATTTGGAACAGGCCATCGAAAAAGGGACTTTCCGCCAGGACCTGTTCCACCGTATCAATGAGTTCACCCTACGCATGCCCGAACTCAAGGACCGGAGAGAAGATATCCTTCTCTTTGCCAACTTCTTCCTCGACCAAGCCAATCGGGAATTGGACAAACAGTTGATCGGGTTTGATGATGCAGCATCCCGGGTATTGCTGGAATACCACTGGCCGGGAAATCTGCGACAGATGAAGAATGTGGTACGCCGTGCCACCCTATTAGCGCAGGACCAACTTATCACGTTGAAAGAATTGACCGAGTTGCAGCAAATCACTCATCCCCACGTAGGTCTGCCATTACGTAATGAAGAAGCAGAAAAGCATCAGATAATCGAAGCATTGCGGCAAACGGGAAATAACAAGAGCCGGGCAGCTCAACTGTTGGGCATAGACCGCAAAACCCTGTATAATAAACTGAAACTTTACGAAATAGAGAGCTAA
- a CDS encoding TonB-dependent receptor, with translation MANRYILFFLFILGFIQSGFCQHYTIKGRVVDNKNKSPMEFVTVYLPGYELWAISNEKGAFTINQVPAGKVKITAQYLGYVTQTLDIDVQKNIEDLLITLQENNLTLNEVVVTAQKKISDPTTSYTIDRATLDHAQILNVSSLSTLLPGGKSTGDQNLASSDERIALRSGSSEMGNASFGTAITVDGVRLQNNSEMSETKGVGLRNIGSSNIESVEIITGIPSVEYGDLSNGIVKINTRKGKTPFIIELVTQPKTKQIAISKGFLLGDRAGTINTSLERTKSTSDLASPHTAYDRNSLTLTYSNTLNRKAQRPLSLNAGFTGNIGGYNSEADPDAFKDTYTKTRDYTFRGNIGLNWLLNRPWITNLSLTASMSYSDKLSKVNTNKSSASTQPLIHSTQEGYFIASNYDENPNAEIILSPTGYWYQLAYTDNKPVSYAVKLKADWAKRWGKISNRIMLGAELNSSGNKGRGLYYDDMRYAPTWREYRYDELPFLNNIAGYLEDRIILPLGENSSSLELTAGVRSDITYIKNSEYGTVNSFSPRFNAQYTLWKNADKWVSNLNVYGGVGKSVKLPSFEVLYPSPSYSDKLAFAPGTMSDGTTFYAYSTIPSKAIYNPDLKWQYTRQAEIGMEATIKGTRVSVSAFRNRTYNPYMRTNVYTPYSYNLTTQEHLNNCEIPSANRVYSIDQQTGIVTVTDKTGAYPSQELSYNTRNTFKSNIQYRNGSPVERMGLDWIIDFAQIPALRTSVRLDGNYYYYKGIEENLIAWMPSSASNMADGNPYKYVGYYGGSSITSTSSSTSASVSNGSLSKQLNMNLTITTHIPKIRMILSMRIEGSFYNYKKNLSEYSNGESRGFALENAGDYFSTDYDIYGKNKYVAVYPLYYSTWEDPDTRIPFAEKFAWAKENDTALYNELAKLVTKSSTSYYFNPNKISSYFSANINLTKEIGDFASISFYANNFFNHMGRVKSSQDNQESSLYNSSYIPQFYYGLSIRLKL, from the coding sequence ATGGCTAACAGATATATATTATTCTTTCTTTTCATTTTAGGCTTTATACAATCAGGATTCTGCCAGCATTATACAATTAAGGGACGGGTTGTTGATAACAAGAACAAGTCTCCAATGGAGTTCGTTACAGTATACTTGCCCGGATACGAATTGTGGGCCATTAGTAATGAAAAAGGAGCGTTCACTATCAATCAAGTACCAGCCGGCAAAGTAAAAATCACTGCACAATATTTGGGATACGTTACGCAGACATTGGATATAGATGTACAGAAAAACATCGAAGACCTACTAATCACACTACAAGAAAATAATCTGACGCTAAATGAAGTGGTGGTTACAGCACAGAAAAAAATAAGTGATCCAACAACTTCATATACGATAGATCGTGCCACTTTGGATCATGCACAAATATTAAATGTCAGCAGTCTCAGCACTCTATTGCCGGGCGGTAAATCAACCGGTGATCAGAATCTGGCAAGCTCTGACGAACGTATCGCTCTACGAAGCGGAAGCAGCGAAATGGGAAATGCTTCTTTCGGCACTGCCATCACAGTAGACGGTGTACGCCTGCAAAACAACTCGGAGATGAGTGAAACAAAAGGTGTCGGTCTGCGCAATATAGGTTCTTCAAACATTGAATCAGTAGAAATCATTACAGGAATCCCATCTGTGGAATATGGAGATTTATCAAACGGAATCGTAAAAATAAATACGCGGAAAGGGAAAACACCGTTTATCATCGAATTGGTCACCCAACCTAAAACAAAACAAATTGCTATAAGTAAAGGCTTTTTGCTTGGAGACAGAGCAGGTACAATTAATACCAGTTTGGAACGCACAAAGTCAACCTCTGACTTGGCCTCTCCACATACTGCCTATGATCGCAATTCTTTAACATTGACTTACTCTAATACCCTGAACCGGAAAGCCCAGCGTCCACTTTCACTGAATGCGGGCTTTACCGGAAACATAGGTGGTTACAATTCTGAAGCCGACCCGGATGCTTTTAAAGATACTTATACAAAAACACGCGATTACACCTTTCGCGGAAACATCGGACTGAACTGGCTGTTGAACAGACCGTGGATAACCAACCTCTCACTGACAGCCTCCATGTCATACTCAGACAAGCTATCTAAAGTAAATACCAATAAAAGCAGTGCATCCACGCAGCCCCTTATTCATAGTACGCAGGAAGGCTACTTCATAGCAAGTAACTATGATGAGAATCCAAATGCTGAAATTATCCTCAGTCCTACCGGATACTGGTATCAACTGGCATATACCGATAACAAACCTGTCAGCTATGCAGTGAAACTAAAAGCCGACTGGGCAAAACGTTGGGGAAAGATTTCCAACAGAATCATGCTTGGGGCGGAACTGAATAGTAGCGGTAACAAAGGCCGGGGACTCTATTACGATGATATGCGCTATGCACCTACTTGGCGTGAATATCGCTATGATGAATTGCCATTTCTTAATAATATAGCAGGCTATCTGGAAGATAGAATAATACTTCCTCTCGGAGAAAACTCTTCTTCCCTGGAATTGACAGCAGGAGTACGTTCGGATATCACCTATATCAAGAACTCCGAATACGGAACAGTAAATAGTTTCTCTCCACGTTTCAATGCGCAATATACATTATGGAAGAATGCAGATAAATGGGTCAGCAATTTAAATGTATATGGCGGTGTAGGTAAATCCGTAAAACTACCTTCATTTGAAGTCCTTTACCCATCACCCTCTTACTCGGATAAACTGGCCTTTGCTCCCGGAACTATGAGTGACGGAACCACTTTCTATGCTTACAGCACGATTCCCTCAAAAGCCATCTATAACCCCGACCTGAAGTGGCAATATACCCGACAAGCAGAGATCGGTATGGAAGCCACCATCAAAGGAACAAGGGTCTCGGTATCAGCTTTCCGGAACAGAACGTACAATCCATACATGCGTACCAATGTATACACACCTTATTCTTATAATCTGACAACTCAAGAGCATCTGAATAATTGCGAAATTCCTTCGGCAAACAGGGTTTACAGTATTGACCAGCAGACAGGTATCGTTACCGTTACAGATAAAACAGGTGCATACCCAAGCCAGGAATTATCTTATAATACCCGCAATACATTCAAATCGAACATCCAATATAGAAACGGTTCACCGGTAGAAAGAATGGGACTCGACTGGATTATTGACTTCGCACAAATCCCCGCGCTGAGAACATCAGTCCGCCTAGATGGAAATTATTACTATTATAAAGGTATAGAAGAAAACCTGATTGCATGGATGCCAAGCTCAGCATCGAATATGGCTGATGGCAACCCATATAAGTATGTGGGTTATTATGGAGGTTCCTCCATAACCTCTACTTCCTCTTCTACTTCTGCTTCCGTTTCTAACGGCAGCTTGTCTAAACAGCTTAATATGAATCTGACTATCACAACGCATATTCCCAAAATACGAATGATCCTCTCTATGAGAATAGAAGGTTCCTTCTATAATTATAAGAAGAATTTGTCGGAATACAGCAACGGAGAAAGTAGAGGCTTTGCCCTGGAGAATGCCGGAGATTACTTTAGTACTGATTATGATATCTACGGAAAAAACAAATATGTAGCTGTTTACCCGCTCTATTACTCTACGTGGGAAGATCCGGATACCCGGATACCTTTTGCAGAGAAATTTGCATGGGCAAAGGAGAATGACACAGCGTTATATAATGAGCTGGCAAAACTCGTAACTAAATCGAGTACATCTTACTATTTTAACCCCAACAAGATTTCCTCGTATTTCTCCGCCAACATTAACCTGACAAAAGAGATCGGAGATTTTGCCTCCATTTCATTCTACGCAAATAACTTCTTCAACCACATGGGACGGGTGAAATCATCACAAGACAATCAGGAATCATCACTCTACAACAGTTCATACATTCCGCAGTTCTACTACGGTTTGTCAATCAGACTAAAATTATAA
- a CDS encoding hybrid sensor histidine kinase/response regulator, which yields MNNVSKKKIAAGYVVLLAVLLYSLFFVHREMENLMSSDNSDILRTDSLIGLLREKDANTVRLLRTLSEANDSMISAREVEQIIAEQDTIITQQRVQRRVTARRDTVVTQPKKKGFFRRLGEVFVPPRKDSAVQVQTTLEVATDTVLDAYNPVDSLHAKLRTVAQQKKATNSVIQRRKRTLQRLDHALSARIDSLLKGYEQETLLRAREEAEYQKAVRHRSATIISGIAAGAVALSVIFLVMIWRDVTRSNRYRRQLEEANRFAEELLASREKLMLAITHDFKAPLGSIMGYADLLSRLTVDGRQRFYLDNMKTSSEHLLKLVTDLLDFHRLDLHKAEINRVTFHPARLLEEIYVSFEPLTSAKGLSLKCEIDPELKGTFISDPLRLRQIVNNLLSNAVKFTSEGGITLTASFVPKGDPAFSGNHLKLSVIDTGKGMEPGDRERIFQEFTRLPGAQGEEGFGLGLSIVRMLVQLLEGRIEVDSVLGKGSTFTLRVPLYPVRVGEVESGELRVESSVQHDSAAPYSAANSPLSTLNSPLINLLLIDDDRIQLTLTSAMLAQSGITSVSCLQLDELLEALRTDTFDALLTDVQMPAMNGFDLLNLLRASNIPQAKTIPVIAVTARSDMQREEFLKHGFAGSLHKPFMVNELLAELDIEKRETGLVTPQNHIGTNAVQTDKIATEAVPASALNFSALTAFSGDDPDAAKSILESFVTETRLNADRLRQALDVEDTDGIAAMGHKMLPLFTLLGANELVALLKELEASRGEVFSEKIKEKSFSALAQIEDIVVQVEE from the coding sequence ATGAATAATGTCTCCAAGAAGAAGATAGCTGCCGGTTATGTGGTCCTGTTGGCAGTCTTGCTTTATTCCCTGTTCTTCGTGCACCGGGAAATGGAGAATCTTATGAGCTCGGATAATAGTGATATCCTGCGTACGGATAGCCTGATAGGGCTTTTGCGGGAAAAAGATGCTAATACGGTCCGCTTGCTGCGTACGCTGAGCGAAGCTAATGACAGCATGATTTCCGCTCGGGAGGTGGAGCAGATTATAGCCGAGCAGGATACCATTATCACCCAACAGCGTGTGCAACGTCGTGTTACTGCTCGTCGTGATACCGTTGTGACTCAACCTAAGAAGAAAGGTTTCTTCCGTCGTCTGGGGGAAGTCTTCGTTCCACCACGCAAAGATTCTGCTGTTCAGGTACAAACTACCCTTGAAGTTGCTACGGATACTGTGCTTGATGCTTATAATCCTGTTGATTCACTGCACGCAAAATTACGTACCGTTGCCCAGCAAAAGAAAGCAACTAATAGTGTGATACAGCGCCGTAAGCGGACTTTGCAACGCCTTGATCATGCGCTGAGTGCCCGTATTGATAGTCTTTTGAAGGGATATGAACAGGAAACTCTGCTGCGTGCCCGTGAAGAGGCCGAGTATCAGAAAGCGGTACGACATCGTTCTGCTACGATTATTTCAGGCATTGCTGCGGGGGCTGTTGCGTTGTCCGTTATCTTTCTTGTCATGATCTGGCGGGATGTTACTCGTAGTAACCGCTATCGGCGTCAGTTGGAAGAAGCTAACCGCTTCGCCGAAGAGTTGCTTGCCTCTCGCGAAAAGCTGATGCTTGCCATTACCCACGATTTCAAAGCTCCCTTAGGTTCTATCATGGGGTATGCAGATTTGCTCTCCCGGCTCACTGTTGACGGACGGCAACGTTTCTATCTTGACAATATGAAAACCTCCTCAGAGCATCTGCTGAAACTGGTTACCGATTTGCTCGATTTTCATCGCCTCGACTTGCACAAAGCTGAGATAAACCGTGTTACTTTCCATCCTGCACGCCTGCTGGAAGAAATATACGTCAGCTTTGAACCGCTGACTTCTGCCAAAGGATTATCTTTGAAATGTGAGATAGACCCCGAACTGAAAGGAACTTTCATCAGTGACCCTTTACGCTTGCGTCAGATTGTCAATAACTTGCTTTCCAATGCAGTGAAGTTCACTTCGGAAGGTGGCATTACGCTGACTGCCAGTTTTGTGCCGAAAGGTGATCCGGCTTTCTCCGGAAATCACTTGAAGCTTTCTGTTATCGATACGGGAAAGGGAATGGAACCCGGTGACCGTGAACGTATCTTCCAGGAATTTACCCGTTTGCCGGGAGCACAGGGAGAGGAGGGATTCGGCTTGGGATTATCTATTGTCCGTATGCTGGTGCAACTGCTGGAAGGGCGTATCGAAGTGGATAGTGTGCTCGGAAAGGGGAGTACGTTTACGTTGCGGGTACCTTTGTATCCGGTGAGAGTTGGGGAAGTTGAGAGTGGAGAGTTGAGAGTTGAGAGTTCTGTGCAGCATGATAGCGCAGCCCCCTATAGCGCAGCCAACTCTCCACTCTCCACTCTCAATTCTCCACTTATTAACCTTCTTTTGATTGATGACGACCGTATTCAGCTCACTCTCACTTCTGCTATGCTTGCACAGAGTGGCATCACTTCTGTTTCTTGTCTGCAATTGGATGAACTGTTGGAAGCCCTCCGCACCGATACTTTCGATGCATTGCTTACCGATGTGCAAATGCCTGCCATGAATGGTTTCGACTTGCTGAACCTGTTGCGTGCTTCGAATATTCCGCAAGCTAAGACTATACCCGTGATTGCTGTGACTGCCCGTAGTGATATGCAACGTGAAGAGTTTCTGAAACATGGTTTTGCCGGAAGCTTGCACAAACCATTTATGGTGAATGAACTGTTGGCAGAATTGGATATTGAAAAGAGAGAAACAGGTCTTGTTACTCCACAGAATCATATAGGAACGAATGCTGTACAGACCGATAAGATTGCAACTGAAGCTGTGCCTGCTTCTGCATTAAATTTCTCTGCTCTCACTGCTTTCTCAGGTGATGATCCTGATGCGGCAAAATCTATTCTGGAAAGTTTTGTCACAGAAACACGCCTGAATGCTGATCGCTTGCGACAGGCATTAGATGTTGAAGATACAGACGGCATTGCCGCCATGGGGCATAAGATGCTTCCCTTGTTTACTTTACTGGGAGCTAACGAACTTGTTGCTTTATTGAAAGAGCTTGAAGCCTCACGCGGGGAAGTATTCAGTGAAAAGATAAAAGAGAAATCTTTCTCAGCACTCGCTCAGATTGAAGATATCGTAGTACAGGTAGAGGAATAA
- a CDS encoding four helix bundle protein, which translates to MMEKEDIIKDKSMDFAIRVVNLCKYLKKEKQEYEISKQLVRLGTAIGALQREAMHAESQADFIHKFAIAQKECNITRSIKTAESHIPS; encoded by the coding sequence ATGATGGAGAAAGAGGATATTATAAAAGATAAGAGTATGGATTTTGCTATACGTGTCGTGAATTTATGTAAATATCTTAAAAAGGAAAAGCAGGAATATGAGATATCCAAACAATTAGTTCGTTTAGGTACAGCTATAGGTGCTTTACAACGCGAAGCTATGCATGCTGAAAGTCAGGCGGATTTTATTCATAAGTTTGCTATTGCGCAAAAAGAATGTAATATTACTCGTAGTATTAAAACTGCGGAAAGTCATATACCTAGCTAA
- a CDS encoding M16 family metallopeptidase — protein MKINKYSLNNGLRLVHYQDLSTQMVALNIVYDVGARDEHPEHTGFAHLFEHLMFGGSVNIPDYDAPLQSAGGENNAWTNNDITNYYLTVPKSNVEIGFWLESDRMMELAFSEQSLEVQRGVVMEEFKQRCLNQPYGDVGHLIRPLAYEVHPYRWPTIGKDLSHIEQATLEEVKSFFYRFYAPNNAVLAVTGNISWEETVRLTEKWFGPIPRRDVPVRQLPQEPVQTKERRQVVKRPVPLDALFMAYHMCSREHPDYYAFDILSDILSNGRSSRLNRRLVQEQKLFSVIDAYISGTRDAGLLHISGKPSAGVSLEQAEAAVRKELQELQQVAIEEQELEKVKNKFESTQIFGNINYLNVATNLAWFELAGQAEDIDREVERYRAVTAEQLKAVAQETFREENSVVLYYEKDK, from the coding sequence ATGAAGATAAATAAATATAGTCTTAATAACGGTCTGCGACTGGTGCATTACCAGGATCTCAGTACTCAGATGGTAGCACTGAACATCGTTTATGATGTAGGTGCCCGGGACGAACATCCCGAACATACCGGCTTTGCCCATTTGTTCGAACATCTGATGTTTGGTGGTTCTGTGAATATACCCGACTATGATGCTCCTTTGCAATCGGCAGGTGGCGAAAACAATGCCTGGACGAACAATGACATTACAAACTATTACCTCACTGTTCCCAAGTCGAATGTAGAGATTGGCTTCTGGCTGGAGTCCGACCGTATGATGGAATTGGCATTCAGTGAACAAAGCCTTGAAGTGCAGCGCGGTGTGGTCATGGAGGAGTTCAAACAGCGTTGTCTGAATCAGCCTTACGGAGATGTGGGACATCTTATCCGTCCGTTGGCTTATGAGGTGCATCCGTACCGCTGGCCTACCATCGGAAAGGATTTATCGCATATTGAACAAGCTACACTGGAGGAAGTGAAGTCATTCTTCTACCGCTTTTATGCACCTAATAATGCTGTACTTGCCGTTACCGGAAATATATCGTGGGAAGAAACTGTCCGATTGACAGAAAAGTGGTTTGGCCCGATTCCCCGCAGGGATGTGCCTGTGCGACAATTGCCGCAGGAACCCGTACAGACAAAGGAACGCAGGCAGGTGGTGAAACGGCCTGTCCCCCTGGATGCGCTGTTTATGGCTTATCACATGTGTAGTCGCGAGCATCCTGACTATTATGCTTTTGATATCCTTTCAGATATCCTTAGTAACGGACGTTCCAGTCGCTTGAACCGGCGGTTGGTGCAGGAACAGAAATTGTTCTCCGTCATAGACGCTTATATTTCGGGTACGCGTGATGCGGGATTGCTGCATATCAGTGGAAAGCCATCAGCCGGAGTATCACTGGAACAGGCTGAGGCCGCTGTACGCAAAGAGTTGCAGGAGTTACAGCAAGTGGCGATAGAAGAACAGGAATTGGAGAAAGTAAAGAATAAGTTTGAATCCACCCAGATATTCGGGAATATCAATTACCTGAATGTAGCCACAAATCTGGCATGGTTCGAATTGGCCGGACAGGCAGAGGATATAGACCGTGAGGTAGAACGGTATCGCGCAGTGACGGCAGAGCAGCTGAAGGCAGTTGCACAAGAGACTTTCCGTGAGGAAAACTCGGTGGTATTATATTATGAGAAAGATAAATGA
- a CDS encoding peptidylprolyl isomerase translates to MKRNFIVLLTILICSVTACQSGQKKDRNMDQETKLKIETTAGDIIVKLYNETPQHRDNFIKLAEEGTYEGTLFHRVIKDFMIQAGDPDSKNAPKGKMLGAGDVGYTIPAEFVYPKYFHKKGALSAARQGDNVNPEKESSGCQFYIVTGKVYNDTTLLGMENQMNQNRLTTVFNALAQKHMKEIYKMRKENDQDGLMNLQDTLFAQAEAEVAKQPEFHFTPEQVKAYTTVGGTPHLDGEYTVFGEVIEGMDIVDKIQQVRTDRSDRPEEDVKIVKVKVIK, encoded by the coding sequence ATGAAGAGGAATTTCATTGTATTATTAACCATACTGATTTGCAGCGTTACAGCCTGCCAATCGGGACAAAAGAAAGATAGAAACATGGATCAGGAAACTAAATTGAAGATCGAAACAACTGCGGGTGACATTATCGTGAAATTGTATAATGAGACGCCGCAACATCGTGATAACTTCATCAAACTGGCGGAAGAGGGTACATACGAAGGTACATTGTTCCACCGTGTCATCAAGGATTTTATGATACAGGCAGGTGACCCTGACTCAAAGAATGCTCCGAAAGGAAAGATGCTGGGTGCAGGTGATGTAGGTTATACGATTCCGGCTGAGTTCGTTTATCCGAAGTATTTTCATAAGAAAGGTGCATTGTCTGCTGCGCGTCAGGGTGACAATGTGAATCCGGAGAAGGAATCGTCGGGTTGCCAGTTCTACATTGTGACGGGTAAAGTGTATAATGACACTACGTTGCTGGGCATGGAGAACCAGATGAACCAGAATCGTCTGACTACTGTGTTCAATGCTTTGGCACAAAAACACATGAAGGAAATCTATAAGATGCGTAAGGAAAATGACCAGGATGGTCTGATGAACTTGCAGGATACACTGTTTGCACAGGCTGAGGCGGAAGTTGCCAAGCAACCGGAATTCCACTTTACACCGGAGCAGGTGAAGGCTTATACTACGGTAGGTGGTACTCCGCACCTAGATGGTGAATATACTGTGTTCGGCGAAGTGATTGAAGGCATGGATATAGTAGATAAGATACAGCAGGTAAGAACGGACCGTAGCGACCGCCCGGAAGAGGATGTGAAGATTGTTAAGGTCAAGGTGATAAAATGA